Proteins found in one Lycium ferocissimum isolate CSIRO_LF1 chromosome 6, AGI_CSIRO_Lferr_CH_V1, whole genome shotgun sequence genomic segment:
- the LOC132060316 gene encoding protein SEMI-ROLLED LEAF 2 isoform X2 has product MNGVSGVMSRQVLPACGSLCFFCPAMRTRSRQPVKRYKKLISDIFPRSQEEEPNDRKIGKLCEYAAKNPFRIPKITKSLEEKCYKELRNENFRSAKVVMCIYKKLVVSCKEHMPLFANSLLGILQTLLDQSRENDMLIVGCESLFDFVNNQKDGTYMFHLDGFIPKLCQLAQQLGEEESAIHLRTVGLKALSAMVWFMGEYSHVSAEFDNIVSVVLENYPRPRKENQDLNQNRWVEEVRKVEGHVTSSPGVIAKVPSWRIIVNEKGELNISKEDAENPSFWSRVCLHNMAKLGKEATTTRRVLESLFRYFDDDNLWPTENGIAVPILKDMQYTMDASGENAHLLLSTLVKHLDHKDVLKQPEMQLDIVQVVTSLAQTTKIHHSIALVSAITDIMRHLRKSIHYTLDDAKLGAELIKWNRLFQESVDECLVELSKKVGDAGPILDVMAVTLENISSIKVISRTTIAAVYRASQIIASMPNLSYQNKAFPEALFHQLLPAMVHPDLETRVGAHRIFSVVLVPSSVSPQKVPEETAHLRKAADFSRALSRTVSVFSSSAALFGKLRDQRSSSTRSTSTENVTLEMEQKDNNSGILNRIKSTYSGAYSMRGSPAPVEESTNKPSNEVGPISLRLSSHQIALLLSSLWAQSISPANMPENYEAIAHTFSLVLLFSRGKNSYREALVRSFQLAFSLRNVALAEGGSLPPSRKRSLFVLATSMIIFSSKAYNIPSLVPCVKATLSDKMVDPFLHLVEDSKLQAADSSSGNGKVTYGSNEDDSSAQKCLSQINITEHQSTESMISLILKSLSNLSDLEVSATREELLKKFSPDDSDSLGTQFFTDAQQRAQQSKAVDLASIFDDDGPDLFQSGSEQNEQSAMEIPNLLSVNQLLESVLETAHQVGRISVSTEPEFSYKEMTHHCEALLTGKQQKMYNLMNNQHRQDNVLIEISENSSEQDKESASDNQVKNQLADQNIANVSHTPSRGTSSWHCGAEYQSNPESFRLPASSPYDNFLKAARW; this is encoded by the exons ATGAACGGAGTCTCCGGTGTGATGTCAAGGCAAGTATTGCCAGCATGTGGAAGTCTTTGTTTCTTCTGCCCGGCGATGAGGACGAGATCAAGGCAGCCCGTTAAGAGGTATAAGAAGTTGATCTCAGACATTTTTCCTCGGTCCCAG GAAGAAGAACCAAATGATAGGAAGATAGGAAAACTTTGTGAATATGCTGCAAAAAATCCTTTTCGAATTCCCAAG ATAACAAAGTCACTTGAGGAGAAGTGTTATAAGGAATTGAGAAATGAGAATTTTCGGTCAGCAAAGGTTGTTATGTGTATATACAAAAAGTTGGTTGTCTCATGCAAGGAGCACAT GCCACTTTTTGCAAATAGTCTGCTCGGCATCTTACAAACTCTTCTAGATCAGTCGCGTGAGAATGACATGCTTATTGTCGGATGTGAATCAttatttgattttgtaaataatCAG AAAGACGGTACTTACATGTTTCATTTAGATGGTTTTATTCCAAAACTGTGTCAATTGGCACAACAATTAGGGGAAGAAGAAAGTGCTATACATCTCCGCACAGTTGGCCTGAAAGCACTTTCTGCAATG GTTTGGTTCATGGGTGAATATTCCCATGTTTCAGCGGAGTTTGACAAT ATCGTTTCAGTAGTCTTGGAAAATTATCCGAGACCAAGAAAGGAAAATCAAGACTTAAACCAGAACAGGTGGGTGGAAGAAGTGCGCAAAGTTGAGGGCCACGTTACTTCTTCCCCAGGAGTCATCGCGAAGGTTCCCTCGTGGAGAATCATTGTGAATGAGAAAGGGGAACTAAATATTTCAAA GGAGGATGCAGAAAACCCATCATTTTGGTCCAGGGTTTGCCTGCATAACATGGCCAAACTAGGTAAGGAGGCTACAACCACAAGGCGGGTTTTGGAATCTTTATTTCGCTACTTTGATGACGACAATTTATGGCCCACTGAAAATGGAATTGCTGTACCTATTCTAAAGGATATGCAGTACACGATGGATGCTTCAG GAGAGAATGCGCACCTTCTGCTGTCAACATTAGTCAAGCACCTAGATCACAAAGATGTTCTTAAACAACCTGAAATGCAGCTTGACATTGTTCAGGTGGTGACTTCGCTTGCTCAAACCACGAAGATCCATCATTCCATTGCTCTAGTCAGTGCAATAACTGATATTATGAGGCACTTACGGAAAAGTATACATTATACTCTTGATGACGCAAAGCTCGGAGCCGAATTAATAAAGTGGAACCGACTTTTCCAGGAATCAGTGGACGAGTGCCTTGTGGAGTTATCAAAAAAG GTTGGAGATGCAGGCCCTATTCTTGATGTGATGGCAGTAACGTTAGAGAACATCTCAAGTATCAAAGTGATATCAAGAACTACTATTGCTGCTGTTTACCGTGcttctcaaatcatagcttctaTGCCAAATTTGTCATATCAAAACAAA GCATTCCCAGAGGCTTTATTTCATCAGTTACTCCCTGCTATGGTCCACCCTGATCTTGAAACACGAGTTGGAGCTCATCGAATTTTTTCTGTTGTCCTCGTTCCGTCTTCTGTTTCCCCTCAGAAGGTACCGGAGGAAACAGCCCACCTAAGGAAGGCAGCAGATTTTTCAAGAGCACTCTCTAGAACTGTTTCTGTATTCTCTTCTTCAGCTGCTCTTTTTGGAAAGCTGCGAGACCAGAGGTCTTCTTCAACGAGGTCTACTTCAACGGAGAATGTTACTCTTGAAATGGAACAGAAAGATAACAATAGTGGGATACTCAACAGAATAAAGTCAACATATAGCGGGGCATATAGCATGAGAGGCTCTCCTGCACCTGTTGAAGAGTCTACAAACAAACCAAGTAACGAAGTG GGTCCTATTTCTCTAAGACTCAGCAGTCACCAAATCGCACTCCTGCTCTCCTCTCTATGGGCACAATCAATTTCTCCGGCAAATATGCCTGAGAATTATGAAGCCATTGCTCACACATTTAGCCTGGTCTTGCTATTTTCTAGAGGAAAG AACTCATACCGTGAAGCTCTAGTGCGAAGTTTTCAGCTTGCGTTTTCGTTGAGAAATGTTGCACTCGCTGAAGGAG GGTCACTACCACCTTCACGTAAAAGATCTCTGTTTGTTTTGGCGACATCTATGATTATTTTCTCATCAAAGGCATATAATATACCTTCTCTCGTTCCGTGTGTCAAGGCAACACTTTCAGATAAAATG GTTGATCCATTTTTACATTTGGTTGAAGATAGCAAACTACAAGCtgctgattcaagttctggtaATGGAAAAGTTACATATGGATCCAACGAAGATGATAGTTCTGCTCAGAAATGTCTCTCACAAATAAATATCACTGAGCATCAGTCAACAGAATCCATGATTTCCTTAATCCTGAAGAGCTTATCTAATCTATCAGAC CTTGAAGTGTCAGCTACAAGGGAGGAGTTGCTTAAGAAATTTTCACCAGATGATTCGGATTCCTTGGGGACTCAGTTTTTTACTGATGCTCAACAGAGAGCACAGCAGTCTAAAGCAGTTGAT CTGGCCTCAATATTTGACGATGATGGTCCAGACTTATTTCAAAGTGGTTCCGAACAGAATGAACAATCAGCCATGGAAATTCCCAACCTTTTGAGTGTCAATCAACTTTTAGAATCT GTTTTGGAAACGGCACATCAAGTAGGGAGAATCTCTGTGAGCACGGAACCTGAATTTTCTTACAAAGAAATGACTCATCATTGTGAGGCACTTTTAACGGGAAAACAACAAAAGATGTACAATTTGATGAATAACCAACATAGACAAGATAATGTGCTGATCGAAATATCAGAGAATTCAAGTGAACAAGACAAAGAAAGCGCTTCTGATAACCAG GTAAAAAACCAACTCGCAGATCAGAACATAGCCAATGTTTCTCATACACCATCACGCGGAACTAGTTCTTGGCATTGTGGAGCAGAATATCAAAGTAATCCCGAGTCCTTTAGGCTACCGGCTTCAAGTCCATATGACAATTTTTTGAAAGCTGCCAGATGGTAG
- the LOC132060316 gene encoding protein SEMI-ROLLED LEAF 2 isoform X4, translating into MCIYKKLVVSCKEHMPLFANSLLGILQTLLDQSRENDMLIVGCESLFDFVNNQKDGTYMFHLDGFIPKLCQLAQQLGEEESAIHLRTVGLKALSAMVWFMGEYSHVSAEFDNIVSVVLENYPRPRKENQDLNQNRWVEEVRKVEGHVTSSPGVIAKVPSWRIIVNEKGELNISKEDAENPSFWSRVCLHNMAKLGKEATTTRRVLESLFRYFDDDNLWPTENGIAVPILKDMQYTMDASGENAHLLLSTLVKHLDHKDVLKQPEMQLDIVQVVTSLAQTTKIHHSIALVSAITDIMRHLRKSIHYTLDDAKLGAELIKWNRLFQESVDECLVELSKKVGDAGPILDVMAVTLENISSIKVISRTTIAAVYRASQIIASMPNLSYQNKAFPEALFHQLLPAMVHPDLETRVGAHRIFSVVLVPSSVSPQKVPEETAHLRKAADFSRALSRTVSVFSSSAALFGKLRDQRSSSTRSTSTENVTLEMEQKDNNSGILNRIKSTYSGAYSMRGSPAPVEESTNKPSNEVGPISLRLSSHQIALLLSSLWAQSISPANMPENYEAIAHTFSLVLLFSRGKNSYREALVRSFQLAFSLRNVALAEGGSLPPSRKRSLFVLATSMIIFSSKAYNIPSLVPCVKATLSDKMVDPFLHLVEDSKLQAADSSSGNGKVTYGSNEDDSSAQKCLSQINITEHQSTESMISLILKSLSNLSDLEVSATREELLKKFSPDDSDSLGTQFFTDAQQRAQQSKAVDLASIFDDDGPDLFQSGSEQNEQSAMEIPNLLSVNQLLESVLETAHQVGRISVSTEPEFSYKEMTHHCEALLTGKQQKMYNLMNNQHRQDNVLIEISENSSEQDKESASDNQVENQVKNQLADQNIANVSHTPSRGTSSWHCGAEYQSNPESFRLPASSPYDNFLKAARW; encoded by the exons ATGTGTATATACAAAAAGTTGGTTGTCTCATGCAAGGAGCACAT GCCACTTTTTGCAAATAGTCTGCTCGGCATCTTACAAACTCTTCTAGATCAGTCGCGTGAGAATGACATGCTTATTGTCGGATGTGAATCAttatttgattttgtaaataatCAG AAAGACGGTACTTACATGTTTCATTTAGATGGTTTTATTCCAAAACTGTGTCAATTGGCACAACAATTAGGGGAAGAAGAAAGTGCTATACATCTCCGCACAGTTGGCCTGAAAGCACTTTCTGCAATG GTTTGGTTCATGGGTGAATATTCCCATGTTTCAGCGGAGTTTGACAAT ATCGTTTCAGTAGTCTTGGAAAATTATCCGAGACCAAGAAAGGAAAATCAAGACTTAAACCAGAACAGGTGGGTGGAAGAAGTGCGCAAAGTTGAGGGCCACGTTACTTCTTCCCCAGGAGTCATCGCGAAGGTTCCCTCGTGGAGAATCATTGTGAATGAGAAAGGGGAACTAAATATTTCAAA GGAGGATGCAGAAAACCCATCATTTTGGTCCAGGGTTTGCCTGCATAACATGGCCAAACTAGGTAAGGAGGCTACAACCACAAGGCGGGTTTTGGAATCTTTATTTCGCTACTTTGATGACGACAATTTATGGCCCACTGAAAATGGAATTGCTGTACCTATTCTAAAGGATATGCAGTACACGATGGATGCTTCAG GAGAGAATGCGCACCTTCTGCTGTCAACATTAGTCAAGCACCTAGATCACAAAGATGTTCTTAAACAACCTGAAATGCAGCTTGACATTGTTCAGGTGGTGACTTCGCTTGCTCAAACCACGAAGATCCATCATTCCATTGCTCTAGTCAGTGCAATAACTGATATTATGAGGCACTTACGGAAAAGTATACATTATACTCTTGATGACGCAAAGCTCGGAGCCGAATTAATAAAGTGGAACCGACTTTTCCAGGAATCAGTGGACGAGTGCCTTGTGGAGTTATCAAAAAAG GTTGGAGATGCAGGCCCTATTCTTGATGTGATGGCAGTAACGTTAGAGAACATCTCAAGTATCAAAGTGATATCAAGAACTACTATTGCTGCTGTTTACCGTGcttctcaaatcatagcttctaTGCCAAATTTGTCATATCAAAACAAA GCATTCCCAGAGGCTTTATTTCATCAGTTACTCCCTGCTATGGTCCACCCTGATCTTGAAACACGAGTTGGAGCTCATCGAATTTTTTCTGTTGTCCTCGTTCCGTCTTCTGTTTCCCCTCAGAAGGTACCGGAGGAAACAGCCCACCTAAGGAAGGCAGCAGATTTTTCAAGAGCACTCTCTAGAACTGTTTCTGTATTCTCTTCTTCAGCTGCTCTTTTTGGAAAGCTGCGAGACCAGAGGTCTTCTTCAACGAGGTCTACTTCAACGGAGAATGTTACTCTTGAAATGGAACAGAAAGATAACAATAGTGGGATACTCAACAGAATAAAGTCAACATATAGCGGGGCATATAGCATGAGAGGCTCTCCTGCACCTGTTGAAGAGTCTACAAACAAACCAAGTAACGAAGTG GGTCCTATTTCTCTAAGACTCAGCAGTCACCAAATCGCACTCCTGCTCTCCTCTCTATGGGCACAATCAATTTCTCCGGCAAATATGCCTGAGAATTATGAAGCCATTGCTCACACATTTAGCCTGGTCTTGCTATTTTCTAGAGGAAAG AACTCATACCGTGAAGCTCTAGTGCGAAGTTTTCAGCTTGCGTTTTCGTTGAGAAATGTTGCACTCGCTGAAGGAG GGTCACTACCACCTTCACGTAAAAGATCTCTGTTTGTTTTGGCGACATCTATGATTATTTTCTCATCAAAGGCATATAATATACCTTCTCTCGTTCCGTGTGTCAAGGCAACACTTTCAGATAAAATG GTTGATCCATTTTTACATTTGGTTGAAGATAGCAAACTACAAGCtgctgattcaagttctggtaATGGAAAAGTTACATATGGATCCAACGAAGATGATAGTTCTGCTCAGAAATGTCTCTCACAAATAAATATCACTGAGCATCAGTCAACAGAATCCATGATTTCCTTAATCCTGAAGAGCTTATCTAATCTATCAGAC CTTGAAGTGTCAGCTACAAGGGAGGAGTTGCTTAAGAAATTTTCACCAGATGATTCGGATTCCTTGGGGACTCAGTTTTTTACTGATGCTCAACAGAGAGCACAGCAGTCTAAAGCAGTTGAT CTGGCCTCAATATTTGACGATGATGGTCCAGACTTATTTCAAAGTGGTTCCGAACAGAATGAACAATCAGCCATGGAAATTCCCAACCTTTTGAGTGTCAATCAACTTTTAGAATCT GTTTTGGAAACGGCACATCAAGTAGGGAGAATCTCTGTGAGCACGGAACCTGAATTTTCTTACAAAGAAATGACTCATCATTGTGAGGCACTTTTAACGGGAAAACAACAAAAGATGTACAATTTGATGAATAACCAACATAGACAAGATAATGTGCTGATCGAAATATCAGAGAATTCAAGTGAACAAGACAAAGAAAGCGCTTCTGATAACCAGGTTGAGAATCAG GTAAAAAACCAACTCGCAGATCAGAACATAGCCAATGTTTCTCATACACCATCACGCGGAACTAGTTCTTGGCATTGTGGAGCAGAATATCAAAGTAATCCCGAGTCCTTTAGGCTACCGGCTTCAAGTCCATATGACAATTTTTTGAAAGCTGCCAGATGGTAG